Proteins from one Kiritimatiellia bacterium genomic window:
- a CDS encoding glutamate-5-semialdehyde dehydrogenase: protein MTLHEQMVEMGRRAISAARKLAQLSCKKKNAILEAMAEELDARRAEIKAANERDMEAGRAAGLSAAMLDRLLLTDSRIDAMIKGIRDVVGLKDPVGQVISKWMRPNGLEIRKVRVPIGVIAIIYESRPNVTVDSAILCIKTGNAVILRGGKEAVHSNKALADALQAGGASKGLPEYAIQLVGTTDREAIRELVQLEGMVDLAIPRGGEGLIRAVAEHARVPVIKHYKGICYVYVHESADREMALKVVENAKCQRPGVCNAAEHVLIDASIAREFLPALVEMLRARKVELRGDEAARAIVPDLKPATDADWDTEYLDLIMGVKIVQGLDEAIDFINAHGSHHSDAILASDPAAQREFTDRVDSAAVYVNASTRFTDGGEFGMGAEIGISTDKLHARGPMGLEELTTYKYIIHGSGQVRT from the coding sequence ATGACGCTTCATGAACAGATGGTGGAGATGGGACGCCGCGCCATTTCGGCGGCACGGAAACTCGCGCAACTTTCCTGCAAAAAGAAGAACGCCATCCTCGAAGCGATGGCCGAGGAGTTGGACGCGCGTCGCGCCGAAATCAAGGCGGCGAACGAGCGGGATATGGAGGCCGGCCGAGCCGCTGGCCTTTCCGCCGCGATGCTCGACCGGCTTCTGCTCACCGACAGTCGGATCGACGCGATGATCAAGGGCATCCGTGATGTCGTGGGCCTCAAGGACCCCGTCGGCCAGGTGATCAGCAAATGGATGCGCCCCAACGGGCTGGAGATCCGCAAGGTCCGCGTGCCGATCGGCGTCATCGCCATCATTTACGAATCCCGTCCGAACGTCACGGTGGATTCCGCGATTTTGTGCATCAAGACGGGCAACGCCGTTATTCTGCGGGGCGGCAAGGAGGCCGTTCATTCCAACAAGGCTCTAGCCGACGCTCTCCAGGCGGGCGGCGCCTCGAAGGGCCTGCCGGAATACGCCATTCAACTGGTCGGCACGACGGATCGCGAAGCGATCCGCGAGCTGGTCCAACTGGAAGGGATGGTGGACCTGGCGATTCCGCGCGGTGGCGAGGGCCTGATTCGGGCGGTCGCCGAGCACGCGCGGGTGCCGGTGATCAAACACTACAAGGGAATTTGTTACGTCTATGTGCACGAATCGGCGGACCGGGAGATGGCCCTCAAGGTTGTTGAAAACGCGAAGTGCCAGCGCCCCGGGGTTTGCAACGCCGCCGAACACGTCCTCATCGATGCCTCGATCGCGCGCGAGTTCCTGCCGGCGCTTGTTGAGATGCTGCGCGCGCGCAAGGTCGAACTCCGCGGCGACGAAGCTGCGCGAGCCATTGTTCCGGACCTGAAGCCCGCAACGGACGCCGATTGGGACACCGAATACCTCGACCTGATCATGGGCGTCAAAATCGTCCAAGGGCTGGACGAGGCGATCGACTTTATCAACGCGCATGGGTCGCACCACTCCGACGCAATCCTGGCGAGCGACCCCGCTGCCCAGCGCGAATTCACGGATCGCGTCGATTCAGCGGCGGTCTATGTGAACGCGTCCACGCGCTTCACCGACGGCGGCGAGTTTGGGATGGGCGCGGAAATCGGAATCAGCACCGACAAACTACACGCCCGCGGGCCGATGGGGTTGGAGGAGCTGACAACGTATAAGTACATCATCCACGGCTCGGGCCAGGTTCGAACCTGA
- the proB gene encoding glutamate 5-kinase — protein MHDAKEARTRLAHARRIVVKIGSRVLVQRTGRPDVRRMRELVRQIAGLHKAGRDVVVVSSGAIGSGIEALGWRKRPTSLKLLQMAAAVGQSRLMARYDELFGAHDIRIGQLLLTHEDLRHRTRHLNAHETMQTLLEHRVVPIVNENDVVAVDEIKFGDNDLLAALTALLVQADALVLLTTVDGFRAPVTAGRTRRVPVLAGVSEKELSMALGKGSQLSTGGMASKLQSAGMVAENGIPVVIANGRSDGVLERLIRGEDVGTIILPSSDPNPLSRRERWIALFHRPKGSLVVDDGAREAVETRGKSLLPVGIRAVEGNFDAGAVVNLKAGDGSIFGRGLSNFSSTEIRLMKGKRSDELEAVLGASESPVVVHRDNMVFRKKEAPATVGAGN, from the coding sequence ATGCATGACGCCAAAGAGGCTCGGACCCGGCTCGCTCACGCGAGGCGAATCGTCGTGAAAATCGGCAGCCGCGTGCTCGTCCAGCGCACGGGTCGGCCCGATGTCCGCCGGATGCGGGAGCTGGTGCGACAAATCGCTGGCCTGCATAAGGCAGGCCGCGACGTCGTTGTCGTGTCCTCCGGCGCAATCGGCAGCGGCATCGAGGCGCTAGGTTGGCGGAAGCGGCCAACTTCCTTGAAATTGCTGCAGATGGCGGCCGCCGTAGGGCAGTCCCGCCTGATGGCCCGTTATGACGAGCTCTTCGGCGCACATGATATCCGGATCGGCCAGCTCTTGCTGACCCACGAGGATCTTCGCCACCGGACCCGGCACCTCAACGCGCACGAGACCATGCAGACACTGTTGGAGCATCGTGTCGTGCCGATTGTGAATGAGAACGACGTCGTTGCGGTCGATGAAATCAAATTCGGCGACAATGACCTGCTTGCAGCGCTGACCGCCTTGCTCGTTCAGGCGGACGCCTTGGTGCTGCTGACGACGGTCGACGGGTTCCGCGCGCCCGTCACGGCCGGGCGAACGCGACGCGTTCCCGTTCTGGCGGGGGTGAGCGAGAAGGAGCTTTCGATGGCCCTCGGCAAGGGCAGCCAGTTGTCCACCGGCGGGATGGCGAGCAAACTGCAATCCGCCGGTATGGTAGCGGAAAACGGGATCCCGGTGGTCATCGCAAACGGCCGCAGCGACGGAGTACTTGAACGTCTGATTCGTGGAGAGGACGTTGGGACGATCATCCTCCCCTCCTCGGATCCCAATCCGCTCTCGCGACGCGAGCGGTGGATCGCGCTGTTCCACCGGCCGAAGGGCTCACTGGTGGTGGACGACGGCGCTCGCGAGGCGGTAGAAACCCGCGGGAAGAGCCTGCTGCCGGTCGGCATCCGCGCGGTCGAGGGGAATTTTGACGCGGGGGCGGTCGTCAACCTCAAGGCGGGGGATGGCTCGATTTTCGGGCGGGGTCTCAGTAATTTTTCGAGCACGGAAATTCGGTTGATGAAAGGGAAACGGTCGGACGAATTGGAGGCCGTGCTGGGCGCGTCAGAGTCGCCGGTGGTGGTACATCGCGATAACATGGTTTTCCGCAAAAAGGAAGCCCCCGCGACCGTGGGGGCCGGAAACTGA
- a CDS encoding aspartate aminotransferase family protein produces MDPVALHKQYIVNTYSPNLVLTRGSGCRVWDAEGREYLDFLGGIAVIQVGHCHPRLVEAIQRQAARLMHVSNLYYNENAPRLAAKLVEKFGAPGRVFFCNSGAEANEGLIKLARLWGSASGRHEIITMRNSFHGRTLAAITATGQTKYQKGFEPLPPGFVYAEYNNLASVRSAVNEKTVAILVEAVQGEGGIVPATAEFMQGLRALCDEFNLLLFCDEVQCGMGRTGHWFGFQAYGVQADGCSLAKGLGGGLPIGAFIAGPKVAEVFQPGHHASTFGGNPVACAAALAVIQIIEDERLLENAAQLGEFMMRELRALAAQFPWMRDVRGKGLMIGLVLDHPAKAFEKALLANGLITIATAEHVIRMLPPLNITRDDALAALRIIAETARNYSP; encoded by the coding sequence ATGGACCCCGTTGCGCTTCACAAGCAGTACATCGTCAACACGTACTCGCCGAATCTTGTGCTCACGCGGGGCAGCGGCTGCCGCGTTTGGGACGCCGAGGGCCGCGAATATCTCGATTTTTTGGGCGGGATCGCCGTGATTCAGGTGGGCCATTGCCATCCGCGGCTCGTCGAAGCGATCCAGCGACAGGCGGCGCGGCTGATGCACGTTTCGAACCTGTATTACAACGAAAATGCACCGCGTCTGGCGGCCAAACTCGTCGAAAAATTTGGCGCGCCGGGCCGAGTGTTTTTCTGCAATTCGGGCGCCGAGGCGAATGAAGGCTTGATCAAGCTGGCGCGACTTTGGGGCTCAGCGAGTGGCCGCCACGAAATCATCACGATGCGCAACTCGTTCCACGGCCGAACCCTCGCCGCGATCACCGCGACGGGCCAGACCAAATACCAAAAGGGGTTCGAGCCGCTGCCGCCGGGCTTCGTGTACGCGGAGTACAACAACCTCGCGTCCGTCCGATCGGCGGTCAACGAGAAAACTGTCGCGATCCTCGTCGAGGCCGTGCAGGGCGAAGGCGGAATCGTGCCGGCCACGGCGGAATTCATGCAGGGACTGCGCGCGCTTTGCGATGAATTCAACCTGCTGCTTTTTTGCGACGAAGTCCAATGCGGCATGGGGCGCACCGGCCACTGGTTCGGGTTCCAGGCCTATGGCGTCCAGGCAGACGGCTGCTCGCTCGCCAAAGGGCTGGGCGGCGGCCTTCCGATCGGGGCGTTCATCGCTGGCCCCAAGGTCGCCGAGGTGTTTCAACCCGGCCACCACGCGAGCACGTTTGGCGGGAATCCCGTCGCGTGCGCAGCCGCTCTGGCGGTGATCCAGATCATCGAGGATGAGCGTTTGCTTGAAAACGCGGCGCAGCTCGGCGAATTCATGATGCGCGAGCTGCGCGCGCTGGCCGCGCAATTTCCATGGATGCGCGATGTGCGTGGAAAGGGGCTGATGATCGGCCTTGTGCTCGATCACCCCGCCAAGGCCTTCGAGAAAGCCCTCCTGGCCAATGGCCTCATCACCATCGCCACGGCGGAACACGTGATCCGCATGCTGCCGCCGTTGAACATCACGAGGGATGATGCCCTTGCGGCACTGCGGATCATTGCGGAGACGGCCCGAAATTATTCGCCGTAG
- the argB gene encoding acetylglutamate kinase produces the protein MQSMIEKANVLIEALPYIQKFRGEIVVVKVGGSTMEEKAGVEKVLTDIAFMACVGLRPVVVHGGGKAISRAMKEQGLPAQFVKGLRVTDEAAIEIVERVLNREVNPELVQTLEKLGCTARGIHGEDILTVVKHTEIDPQTGETLDWGYVGDVVEVDDEPILAYLHSHIVPVITPLGRGEDGKLYNINADDAASAIAQTLKARKLVYLSDVPGLLRDPEDRSTLISTLKCADVDKLIAQGVISGGMIPKVQGAVKAIKAGVRKVHFIDAALPHSLLLELFTDKGVGTEIVRK, from the coding sequence ATGCAATCCATGATCGAAAAGGCGAATGTCCTCATTGAGGCGCTGCCCTACATCCAAAAATTTCGCGGCGAGATCGTCGTTGTCAAAGTCGGCGGCTCGACGATGGAAGAAAAAGCCGGCGTCGAAAAAGTCCTCACCGATATCGCCTTCATGGCGTGCGTCGGTCTGCGGCCCGTCGTCGTGCATGGCGGCGGCAAGGCCATTTCACGGGCGATGAAGGAGCAGGGGCTGCCCGCCCAATTCGTAAAGGGCCTGCGCGTCACGGACGAGGCCGCCATCGAAATCGTCGAGCGCGTGCTCAACCGCGAGGTGAACCCAGAACTGGTCCAGACCCTGGAAAAGCTCGGCTGCACTGCGCGCGGCATTCACGGGGAGGACATCCTCACCGTCGTCAAACATACGGAGATCGACCCGCAAACCGGCGAGACGCTCGACTGGGGCTACGTCGGCGATGTCGTCGAAGTGGATGACGAGCCGATCCTTGCCTATCTGCATTCACACATCGTGCCCGTCATCACCCCGCTCGGCCGCGGTGAGGATGGAAAACTGTACAACATCAACGCAGACGACGCCGCCTCCGCGATCGCGCAAACCTTGAAAGCCCGTAAATTGGTGTATCTTTCCGATGTGCCGGGGCTGCTGCGCGATCCGGAAGACCGATCCACGCTGATCTCCACGCTCAAATGCGCCGATGTGGACAAGCTCATTGCGCAGGGCGTGATCAGCGGCGGAATGATTCCGAAGGTGCAGGGCGCGGTGAAAGCGATCAAGGCCGGCGTTCGTAAGGTCCACTTCATCGACGCCGCCCTGCCGCATTCGCTGCTCTTGGAGCTCTTCACCGACAAAGGCGTCGGGACGGAAATCGTCAGGAAGTAG
- the argJ gene encoding bifunctional glutamate N-acetyltransferase/amino-acid acetyltransferase ArgJ codes for MAKLNLELIDDVVLPQGFRGAGIAAGIKRSGKRDLMLVVSDRPCACAGVFTTNQVKAAPVKLDQAIVRRGRARAIIANSGNANACTGAQGLRDATAMASLTASLLGIPAGEVLVCSTGAIGKPLPMNTISAGIRSIVPCLSADGGRDAAEAIMTTDTRKKTATVRLVIDNKPVVLTAFAKGAGMIEPHMATMLGFFFTDAAVERRALQRALKSAVDKSFNRITVDGDMSTNDTCLLLANGAAGNRALSPNHRAWGAFVEALDAVALNLAKRIARDGEGATKLITVRVEGARNDREADAAARAVANSLLVKTCWHGDYPNWGRIMDAIGYSAAKVNPSNVDIYYDDLAAVRRGVAAKTPLDALSRVQQQEEFTVTIRLHMGRGRAHVYTCDISEEYVGINVDYIKMPDGREPT; via the coding sequence ATGGCGAAATTGAACCTCGAACTGATCGATGATGTCGTGCTCCCGCAGGGCTTTCGCGGGGCCGGCATCGCCGCCGGCATCAAGCGGAGCGGCAAACGGGATCTGATGTTGGTTGTCTCCGACCGGCCGTGCGCGTGCGCCGGCGTATTCACCACCAATCAAGTCAAGGCGGCTCCGGTCAAGCTCGACCAAGCCATCGTTCGGCGAGGCCGCGCACGCGCAATCATCGCGAACAGCGGAAATGCCAATGCATGTACCGGCGCGCAAGGCCTTCGCGACGCGACGGCGATGGCCTCTCTGACGGCCTCTCTGCTCGGGATCCCCGCCGGCGAAGTCCTCGTCTGCTCCACAGGCGCCATCGGCAAACCGCTGCCGATGAACACCATCTCCGCCGGCATTCGGTCGATCGTGCCGTGCCTATCCGCAGACGGAGGCCGCGACGCCGCCGAGGCGATCATGACGACCGATACTCGAAAAAAAACGGCCACCGTCCGACTGGTCATCGATAATAAACCCGTCGTGCTCACGGCTTTCGCGAAGGGCGCTGGCATGATCGAGCCCCACATGGCCACGATGCTCGGGTTCTTCTTCACCGATGCGGCGGTGGAGCGGCGCGCGTTGCAGCGCGCGCTCAAGTCCGCGGTGGACAAGTCGTTCAACCGAATTACGGTGGACGGCGACATGTCCACCAACGACACGTGCCTGCTGCTCGCTAATGGCGCGGCGGGGAATCGCGCGCTGTCGCCGAACCATCGCGCGTGGGGCGCTTTCGTCGAGGCGTTGGACGCGGTCGCGCTGAATCTCGCCAAACGCATCGCGCGCGACGGCGAAGGCGCGACCAAACTCATCACCGTGCGCGTCGAAGGGGCGCGGAACGACCGCGAGGCGGATGCCGCCGCGCGCGCCGTGGCGAATTCGCTGCTCGTGAAGACCTGCTGGCACGGCGATTACCCGAACTGGGGGCGCATCATGGACGCCATCGGCTATTCCGCGGCAAAGGTGAACCCGTCGAACGTGGACATTTACTACGACGACCTCGCCGCGGTCCGGCGCGGCGTCGCGGCGAAGACGCCGCTGGACGCGCTCAGCCGAGTCCAGCAGCAGGAGGAGTTCACCGTGACCATTCGCCTGCATATGGGCCGTGGCCGCGCCCACGTGTACACGTGCGACATTTCCGAGGAATACGTCGGCATCAACGTCGATTACATCAAAATGCCCGACGGCCGCGAGCCGACCTGA
- the rpsI gene encoding 30S ribosomal protein S9, whose amino-acid sequence MAHKPNEYSATGRRKTSVARVRIRQGEGKLTVNGRDAAEYFPVESLRSQIDQPFKVTGTERKFDVVASVRGGGLSGQAGAIRLGIARALTLVDINLRPALKEAGLLTRDPRMKERKKSGQPGARKRFQFSKR is encoded by the coding sequence GTGGCACATAAACCCAACGAATACTCCGCAACGGGACGCCGCAAAACCTCCGTCGCGCGCGTCCGCATTCGGCAGGGCGAGGGCAAACTCACAGTAAATGGTCGCGACGCGGCCGAGTATTTTCCGGTCGAATCCCTGCGCAGTCAGATCGACCAGCCGTTCAAAGTCACGGGAACCGAGCGTAAATTCGATGTCGTCGCTTCTGTCCGCGGCGGAGGGCTAAGCGGGCAGGCAGGGGCCATCCGGCTGGGCATCGCGCGCGCCCTCACCCTCGTGGACATTAACCTGCGCCCCGCCCTAAAGGAAGCCGGCCTGCTCACGCGGGATCCTCGCATGAAGGAACGCAAGAAGAGCGGCCAGCCTGGCGCCCGCAAACGGTTCCAGTTTTCCAAGCGCTAA
- the rplM gene encoding 50S ribosomal protein L13, with the protein MKSTAVHPKDVVRKWYVVDAADKPAGRLAVRIAEVLRGKDQPTFTPHVDMGNFVVVVNAEKVKLTGSKEDQKIYKNYSGYPSGLKLRPARVIRSTHPERIIMQAVKGMLPKNKLARIYMTRLRVYAGDKHPHAAQKPEPLVV; encoded by the coding sequence ATGAAATCTACAGCCGTTCATCCGAAAGACGTGGTTCGGAAGTGGTACGTCGTGGACGCCGCGGATAAACCGGCGGGCCGCCTCGCTGTCCGGATCGCCGAGGTCTTGAGGGGCAAGGACCAGCCAACCTTCACCCCCCACGTGGACATGGGCAACTTCGTGGTCGTCGTCAACGCCGAGAAGGTCAAACTGACGGGCTCCAAAGAAGATCAGAAAATTTACAAAAATTATTCCGGCTACCCGAGCGGCCTCAAGCTCCGGCCGGCCCGCGTGATCCGCTCGACGCATCCTGAGCGCATCATCATGCAGGCCGTCAAGGGAATGCTTCCGAAAAACAAGCTGGCACGAATTTACATGACTCGGTTGCGCGTTTACGCCGGGGACAAACATCCGCACGCAGCGCAAAAACCCGAGCCGCTCGTTGTCTGA
- a CDS encoding dienelactone hydrolase family protein — protein MDRWFPFFAIFMTAFASLAAQLEEREVEYSDGSSTLRGFLAYDASREGLRPGVLVVHEWWGLNEYARSRARELAKEGYVALAVDMYGDGKTAAHPNEAGAFASEVLKNKRTAVSRFRAARAFLEQQTVTDPARIAAIGYCFGGAVVLHMARIGEDLKAAASFHGSLATDTPARAGEVRARVLVYHGGADPLIPQRDLEAFEREMRQAGADYRLTVYPGAKHSFTVPDADAKAAEFGLPIAYDPAADAASWADLLAHLREVFGIGTSAAENPAPSENPAPGG, from the coding sequence ATGGACCGATGGTTCCCATTTTTTGCGATCTTTATGACTGCGTTCGCGTCGCTCGCGGCGCAACTTGAGGAGCGCGAGGTCGAATATTCCGATGGCTCATCGACGCTTCGGGGGTTTTTGGCCTATGACGCGTCCCGCGAAGGGCTCCGCCCCGGCGTCCTTGTGGTGCACGAGTGGTGGGGCCTCAACGAATATGCTCGAAGCCGCGCACGTGAACTTGCGAAGGAAGGGTATGTGGCGTTGGCCGTGGATATGTACGGCGATGGCAAAACCGCAGCCCATCCAAATGAGGCGGGCGCCTTCGCATCGGAAGTGCTGAAAAACAAGCGGACCGCCGTCTCGCGATTCCGCGCCGCCCGGGCTTTTCTCGAACAGCAAACCGTGACGGATCCCGCCCGGATCGCGGCCATCGGCTACTGCTTCGGGGGAGCGGTGGTGCTCCATATGGCCCGAATCGGCGAAGACCTCAAAGCCGCGGCCTCCTTCCACGGCAGCCTCGCCACGGACACGCCGGCGCGAGCGGGTGAAGTGCGCGCACGCGTGCTGGTCTATCACGGAGGCGCCGACCCGCTCATCCCGCAACGAGACCTCGAAGCCTTTGAACGGGAGATGCGACAGGCCGGCGCGGACTACCGGTTGACCGTCTACCCCGGCGCCAAACACAGCTTCACTGTTCCAGATGCCGATGCGAAAGCTGCCGAATTCGGCCTGCCCATTGCCTATGATCCGGCGGCCGACGCTGCCTCGTGGGCCGATCTGCTCGCCCATCTGCGGGAGGTCTTCGGCATCGGAACCTCCGCAGCCGAAAATCCGGCCCCGTCGGAAAATCCTGCGCCGGGCGGTTGA